A single region of the Sorghum bicolor cultivar BTx623 chromosome 9, Sorghum_bicolor_NCBIv3, whole genome shotgun sequence genome encodes:
- the LOC8067334 gene encoding phospholipase A1-II 7 produces the protein MASSGNGSIAAGIAKRWRELHGDNSWKGLMDPLDLDLRKTIISYGELAEATYDGFNTERRSPHAGACIYGYSDLLASSGVAAAGHYEVTRFIYATSGQPLPDAFLVRPLAALKDVWSRESNFMGYVAVATDEGAAALGRRDIVVAWRGTVQSLEWVNDLTFTPVPAAPVLGKKAAANPLAMVHMGFLSLYTSSHAGSKFNKTSARDQVFEEVRRLVELYKDEELSITITGHSLGAAISILNAVDIVSNGVNVPAGGGGSAACPVTAFVFACPHVGDRFFRAAFHSFRDLRALHVKNAGDVVPMYPPLAYVDVAVTLNINTGRSPYLKWPGTVLTLHNLECYLHGVAGEQGSAGGFKLEVKRDVALVNKGADALKDEYPVPASWWALENKGMVKDDADGLLKLNDFQQI, from the coding sequence ATGGCATCCTCTGGAAATGGAAGCATCGCCGCCGGCATCGCCAAGAGGTGGCGCGAGCTCCATGGCGACAACTCGTGGAAGGGCCTCATGGACCCGCTGGACCTGGACCTCCGCAAGACCATCATCTCCTACGGCGAGCTCGCCGAGGCCACCTACGACGGCTTCAACACGGAGCGCCGGTCCCCGCACGCCGGCGCCTGCATCTACGGCTACTCCGACCTTCTGGCCAGCTCCGGCGTGGCGGCGGCCGGCCACTACGAGGTCACCAGGTTCATCTACGCCACCTCAGGGCAGCCCCTCCCGGACGCCTTCCTCGTCCGGCCACTGGCGGCGCTCAAGGACGTGTGGTCCAGGGAGTCCAACTTCATGGGGTACGTCGCCGTGGCCACCGACGAGGGCGCCGCCGCGCTGGGGAGGCGCGACATCGTCGTCGCCTGGCGCGGCACCGTGCAGAGCCTGGAGTGGGTCAACGACCTCACCTTCACGCCGGTGCCCGCCGCGCCGGTCCTCGGCAAGAAAGCCGCCGCCAACCCCTTGGCGATGGTGCACATGGGCTTCCTGTCCCTGTACACGTCCAGCCATGCCGGCTCCAAGTTCAACAAGACTAGCGCCAGGGATCAGGTCTTCGAGGAGGTGAGGAGGCTGGTGGAGCTCTACAAGGACGAGGAGCTCAGCATCACCATCACCGGACACAGCCTCGGCGCCGCCATCTCCATCCTCAACGCCGTCGACATCGTCAGCAACGGCGTGAACGTGCCCGCCGGAGgcggcggctcggcggcgtgcCCGGTGACGGCCTTCGTGTTCGCGTGCCCGCACGTCGGCGACCGCTTCTTCAGGGCCGCCTTCCATTCCTTCCGGGACCTCAGGGCTCTCCACGTCAAGAACGCCGGCGACGTCGTGCCCATGTACCCGCCGCTGGCGTACGTGGACGTCGCCGTGACGCTGAACATCAACACCGGCCGCTCGCCGTACCTCAAGTGGCCCGGTACGGTGCTGACGCTGCACAACCTCGAGTGCTACCTGCACGGCGTCGCCGGCGAGCAGGGCAGCGCCGGAGGGTTTAAGCTGGAGGTGAAGCGCGACGTCGCGCTGGTGAACAAGGGCGCCGACGCGCTCAAGGACGAGTACCCGGTGCCGGCGAGCTGGTGGGCGCTCGAGAACAAGGGCATGGTGAAGGATGATGCCGACGGCCTGTTGAAGCTCAACGACTTCCAGCAAATCTAA